In Leuconostoc kimchii IMSNU 11154, the DNA window CTCTCAGTCTCACTTGACTGTCGTTTTGACAGTTCTTGACCTGTCGTTTTGGCAGTTCTTGACCTGTCATTTTGACAGTTCCGGACCTGTCGTTTTGACAGTTCCTTGTCCCCCAAGGGATTAGCCCTGTGGATAACTTCAAAATCAGCATTTATGTTGCCAACGTAAAGTCTGTTTGGTTTATTTAACCCTTGTCGTTCTTCTTCAAGGAGCCCAACATTTGCTAGTTCTTTTTTCAAACTAATGACTTTTTTCTCGCCAACACTAAGGATTGTTTGCAAATCATTGTTTTTGTAAATTAGGTAAACATCACCATTTTTATCAATCCAATTATTCTTAATTGACAACAAGAAACGATCACGTAGAATGGCGTAAGCCATTTTTGTTTCAAGCTTCATTTCGGAATAGAATTCATTTTCAAATAGTGCTTTGGGAATTTTATAGAATCGTTCGTTAGTTTCAACCTGATCTCTACTAACCCGTTCCATTTTTCTAGGTTTATCTTGGTCATTTGTCATCAGCAGTCCCCTCTAATGTCGCAACAATCTCTTCAAACGGTACATCCATAATTTTGTAAAACTTTATGAATGTAGTTAGTTTTGGATTGTAACTTGGATCAGTTTCAGCTTTTGAAATCGTCGCTGTTGACAATTCCCCTTTTGATTTCACAGCTAATTCCAATTGTGTCAAACCTTTTCTTTCTCGATAGGCTTTTACAATTGATCCAAAAGAATGTCTCATTTTGTCTTTTTCTTCCTTGTTTTGGTTGTCAAGTTCCATTGATTTGTTCCCCAATAATTAACCGTCATTTAAGACGGTCTCTTAACAATTCCTTAATATTTAGGCTGTTTTTAAGCAAAAAAAATAAGCCCACACAGGACTTATGAGCTTTTAAAATAACGAATATTACTAAAGCGTTACTTCATTTCAAATTATTGACTTGGGAATTTTAGTAAACTTTGTAATCCCTTGTGCGCCAACGTATCAACAAGCCTCTGTTACGTTAGATTATGCACGGTACACTAAAATTGCTATGGGCGGATTGCAAGTCATTTACCAGATGTTTAATCAATTAGTAAAATTTCGGAAATGTTTCTGTAATTTCACTAGTTGTTTTTTTATTTGTAAGACACTTGTTATTCTATTATACCAATGTCATACAGCAATGTTAAATCACTGTCCACGGTTTTTAAAGCTTATTCTAAGGCTGTTTAACATCTTAATTTCACATCTAAGTTTCTAAAAAAATACAGATACTCTCAGCAAAGCATATTTGCACATTGAGTATCTATATTTTTGATTAATTATAATAACTAGTCTTAATTCACTTGAAGCTACTGGATTAATCATTTGTACGAATTGTTAATCCAGTAGCTTCATGAATTTGTTTTGCTAATGCTGGGATTTGCAATCGGTATTCATCATCAAGACGACCAATTTGTTGTGAGCGCCTGGCTTGTCCAATTTTATAGTATTCAAAGAAGATATTAACTTTTTTGGCATATCGCTGATGAACGATTCGTACTTCATAAATCGTATTGGGTTGTTTTGTAAATAGTGTTTTAATGGTTGTAATCATGTCTTCAATTGGATTCATTTTTCTCTGATAACCGTCCTAATATCTTCATAGGCGATAAATTGTTGATTGATATAGACGCCTAATGCTGTAAAACCATCGACTAAACCAGTCACATTAGGAATCAAATAACCATCAGTAGTTTCAATATTTTGTTGTACAGTCACTATGTGATAATTCACACAAGAATGTTGTAAGATACTTTGTGCCTCATTTAATGGTATTGTAGGTAATTTCTGCGGTTTCTGATTGCGTTGAACATTCTCTTTGACTAAAGACGAGGTGTGATCGGATAAGAAATAACCATTCCATTTGATTTTGCCACGTTCACGATAATCATTCTTAAAATAGCGATTGATAATGGTGCTAAAGTTTTCTTTATTGGCCATATTACTTTTCCATTTCTAGCATAAATCAATATTATCAAGACAAGTATTGACGAATATCTGATTGGTACTGTTTCAATAGCTTTTTGCTGTATTTTTTAGGTTGATTAGAGTCTCTAACTTTTGTCCATAAAATGGAAGCGACTGTCATTCGTTCATGGTAAACTTTGGTACAATCATCAGCCATAAATGTTTTGACAAAGTTATTCCATTGATATGTCTGTTCCTCAGCGTTATTTGATAAATTTTTATCGGGGTGCTCGTAAACATCTATCAAGTCCTGGATTGTGGCTGTTTTGTCTTGTGTCGTTTCAATTGCTCGCATCTTAATAGCCATCGATTTTTTAAAACTAAATTGGCTTAGTCCATAATATGATTTAAAAAATGCTCGCGCTTCATTATTCAAACTAAAACCGGACGCTAATATACTTGTATTGGGTGTAATTGAACCGTCTTTTAGAGTGCCTTTACGACGTATTTTTCTGGTTACTTTAATGTTTGATACTGGTACGCCAGAAAGCAATTTAATAATATAAGCTGTTAACTCAGCCTTTGTTCCAGTGGTTGGCAGACTGTGCTTTTTGCAAATGTGTTGCAGTTCCGTTTTGTACCAATAGTAGCTCTGAAAGTCTTTAATACGCATGTTTTTGTTAAAATCAGGTCGTGCCATGAACAATACCCTTTCTTTTAATCATAACTATTACCTCCATTATGTCCTCCCACTAGGCTAGCTCGATTAATGGCAGTGCCCCCCTCCTCTTTGGACATAGCTCGCATTAGAGCAGTTGTGCCAAAACGTTGCCGAATTTCATCAACGACCTGGTCAATTTTATTTGTTTTAAGAAGATGTTCAGGTTGCTCAAAGAGATTGAGCTGTACGCCAGTATCATCAACTAAACCACCATAATCAATCCCGATATTTCTAATTACTTCGCCATGCCAGTGCTTTCTAAAAAGATTAACCATAACAGCCATTAAAGTTTTGGTATTATTGGTAGGACTAATCCGGCACTGTTTCCGAAAACCATGAGACCCTTGTTGTTCACTTTCGGCAAAAGAATAACCGATAAACAAACTAACTAAACCTGTTTGCTTTTGATGGGCACGAATCCTTGTAGCGACTTGATCAGCCATTTCACGGACAACAACTTCAATCTCAGCTTGTTGACTATAATTACGTGGTAATACTTGTGAGTTACTATAAGACTTACTTTTTGGTTTAATGTTTTCAGCCAAATCAGAACGGTCAATACCCCAAGACAAAGCGAGTAATTGTTCACCCATTAATCCTAGTTTCGAACGAAAGAGATATGGATCTTGATGCGCTAAATCATACATCGAATGAATACCCATCACGTTTAGCTTACGAGCAATTCGAGAACCAATACTCCAAATATCAGTGAGCTGTGTGATTGGCCACAATTTACTTGGTACATCTTCATAATGCCAAATCCCAGTTAAATTATTTGCGTGTTTGGCTTCAATATCAAGCGCCAATTTAGCTAAGACTGGTGAATCACCAATACCAACAGTTAAGTAAATACCTGTTTCCGACCGAACGTGTTGTTGTATTTTGAAAGCAACTTCTGCTGGTGTCTTACCAAATAACTGCCAAGAATGTGTCATATCAAGGATAGATTCATCAATAGAATATGGCAATAAGTGCGCATCATCAGTGTATTGTCGATAGATATTATTAATGCGTAGATTTTCTTGAATATAAAGGTTCATTCTCGGATGAGCAATGACTAAGTCCGGACAAACAGGAATATCACGTTGTCTAGTAACATTAGTGATACCCAGTATTTTCTTGGCCATTGGTGAAGATGCCAAGACTAAACCACCATTGGTATTTTCTTGTTCCGACATCACAACAAGTAGTGCTTTTAATGGATTGTAGTTACGTTCCACACACTCAACACTGGCATAAAAGCTTTTAGAATCAATCATAAATATCACACGTCGTTCTTCATGTGTATAGTCATATTCAGTTTTCTGCAGGTCTACCATATATTATCTCCAAAACAAGTGTGTATAATTCATTATACGAACAAATGTTCTGTTTGGCAAGAGAAAATTATGAAATGAGTTTGTTATGATTTTTTGACTACGCTTAGTAAATTGAGCGCAAATAAAAATACCTTAAACAATGGTTGTTGAAAGGTATTTTTATAGTGTTTGATCAAAATCGAAACACATAACAATATTATGGTGTACAGACTTGAAAATCGATTTGTAATATTTAATTATTTCGATATCGGTACTGGTTTTCATAAATTAAAAGACCAGATACAACTACCGCAATTACTGCCCCACAAGGTAAAGCCAGTAAAATATGGTCTGAAATTGTATTTTGCTATGAGCACAACTTCACAGTTTACAAGGAAAAATTTCATGATAAATCAACAATACACAACTGTTTTTATCGACCGTGATGGTACTATTGGTGGTAATGGACACTTTCAATCTTTAGAAGACTTTAAATTATATCCCTATACTTTGGAAGCTATTGATAAATTAAAAAGAAATAATATTAAAGTATTCGGTCTTTCAAATCAAACACATATTGAAGACGGTAAAATGAATTATTATGACTTCTTCAATTCTCTTATTTCAGTCGGTTTTGACGATGCCTTTATCTGTCCTCATTCAGAAAAAACGAATTGTAATTGCAGAAAACCAAAAAAAGGTTTAATCGATCAAGCCCATGCAAAATATTATTTTGAAAATAGTCAGTCCATTATCATTGGTGATAGATACTCATCTGATATAACGCTCGCCCTTGATTGTGACATGCTTGGTGTTCACGTTGGTACAGGAAAACAAGAAACCAATAAGCGGAGTAATTGCGATAAGGTTATCTATGTTAAAACGCTTAAAGATGCGGTAGATTACATTGTCAAATAGCCAATATGTTAAGTGAGGATTAAAAAAGCACAACGCTAAACATACAGCGTTGTGCTTTTTTAATCCTGATCTTAGCTAACCATTTAAACCGATACTGATTTATTTTCTACTAAATAACCATATCCACCCACAAATACACCATCAATAATCCCATCATGAGTTGTCAAATTAACAACAATTTTTGATGGGCTATTAAGATTGTATCCCTGCTCAAAAATATATTGTGACTTCTTTGCTACATATTTAAATAGATAGCAGGCCAAGGCACAGTTAGATGTACCTGTTGCCGACTCTTCATCAATATCATAAAGAGGTGCAAAATTTCTACAAATCGCAGTAATTCCACTCTCGCTCTCTTCAAGTGAAAATGCATGAACACCAACCACATTTTGTTCTTTACTCAAGGCAGCCATAACTTTGAAATCAGGCTTTAATTCTTGAAGTGCTTTTCTTGAACTTACTGGTAAAAGAATATCCCGCAATCCTGTTGATACAATCTGAATTGGTAGTTTTGAGTCGATTGCATTTGTATCTAAACATGCATTAAATAAATCTGATGTAAGCGTATTGGAATATGTAGGAACCTTTTGTTCCATAAACACCATGCCATCAGTGTCAACTTTCATAGATAAAATACCCGACTTTGTTTCTATTGTATAATCACTTTTAGATAATTTATTTGTCAAGTTCAGAAAGGCGAATGTTGCAATTGTGGCATGTCCACAAAGTGGCACTTCTTCCGTAGGTGTGAAATACTCTAAACGAAAGTCTGCTAATTTTGATTCGGTTATAAAAGCCGTCTCAGCATATCCCAGTTCTTTGGCAATTGCCATTTTTTGAGCAGAAGTTAAATCGGGTCTATCAAAAACAAGCCCAGCTTTATTACCGCCAGCATTGTCCTTACTAAAAGCACTTACAACATATACGTCAACCATTATTATTTGCCTCCATTCAACATGACTTCGATTGTCACTTTGTTCTGATTAGTATACCGATTTATTGGAACAAATACAATCACTATTGTTTAATTTATCAGAGTATTTTGTTAACTACCAGCTTCACGTAATTGTCTTTTAGCTTGATTCAATTGTTCTTCAATTTTATTTAAACCACTTTTGGTATTGCGATCAGTTCCCTTAATCAGCAAGTCTAAATCACGTTAATTACAAGCAAAACAGATTTGAATTGACAGCCTTGTTTATCCACTTTCCAACGTTTTATCTTTTAACCATATTTTGTTGGCATAGTTATTTTTCCTTTTCATAATCTCTCATCTGAATAGCCATACCGTTGATTTCTTAAACCGACATTAGTTTAATCCATAATGTGTTTTAAAAATGATCTTGCTTCATTATTTAAACTAAAATTTGA includes these proteins:
- a CDS encoding replication initiator protein A, which produces MTNDQDKPRKMERVSRDQVETNERFYKIPKALFENEFYSEMKLETKMAYAILRDRFLLSIKNNWIDKNGDVYLIYKNNDLQTILSVGEKKVISLKKELANVGLLEEERQGLNKPNRLYVGNINADFEVIHRANPLGDKELSKRQVRNCQNDRSRTAKTTGQELSKRQSSETESSETYLSETETNSFDEDEVTKNNKSALIAIGKIIQKNPDLRVVVQTLIPDLLLNEPEQAQTVVSALDQGYKFLITEFERGNSVLALQNQLQGDDGIKLFLSKIGGNQLEYMRNHLVDINQYGNYFAKGLENRLKIAVTTNQSASGF
- a CDS encoding helix-turn-helix transcriptional regulator — protein: MELDNQNKEEKDKMRHSFGSIVKAYRERKGLTQLELAVKSKGELSTATISKAETDPSYNPKLTTFIKFYKIMDVPFEEIVATLEGTADDK
- a CDS encoding SAP domain-containing protein, which translates into the protein MARPDFNKNMRIKDFQSYYWYKTELQHICKKHSLPTTGTKAELTAYIIKLLSGVPVSNIKVTRKIRRKGTLKDGSITPNTSILASGFSLNNEARAFFKSYYGLSQFSFKKSMAIKMRAIETTQDKTATIQDLIDVYEHPDKNLSNNAEEQTYQWNNFVKTFMADDCTKVYHERMTVASILWTKVRDSNQPKKYSKKLLKQYQSDIRQYLS
- a CDS encoding Y-family DNA polymerase, whose amino-acid sequence is MVDLQKTEYDYTHEERRVIFMIDSKSFYASVECVERNYNPLKALLVVMSEQENTNGGLVLASSPMAKKILGITNVTRQRDIPVCPDLVIAHPRMNLYIQENLRINNIYRQYTDDAHLLPYSIDESILDMTHSWQLFGKTPAEVAFKIQQHVRSETGIYLTVGIGDSPVLAKLALDIEAKHANNLTGIWHYEDVPSKLWPITQLTDIWSIGSRIARKLNVMGIHSMYDLAHQDPYLFRSKLGLMGEQLLALSWGIDRSDLAENIKPKSKSYSNSQVLPRNYSQQAEIEVVVREMADQVATRIRAHQKQTGLVSLFIGYSFAESEQQGSHGFRKQCRISPTNNTKTLMAVMVNLFRKHWHGEVIRNIGIDYGGLVDDTGVQLNLFEQPEHLLKTNKIDQVVDEIRQRFGTTALMRAMSKEEGGTAINRASLVGGHNGGNSYD
- a CDS encoding HAD-IIIA family hydrolase, producing MINQQYTTVFIDRDGTIGGNGHFQSLEDFKLYPYTLEAIDKLKRNNIKVFGLSNQTHIEDGKMNYYDFFNSLISVGFDDAFICPHSEKTNCNCRKPKKGLIDQAHAKYYFENSQSIIIGDRYSSDITLALDCDMLGVHVGTGKQETNKRSNCDKVIYVKTLKDAVDYIVK
- a CDS encoding PhzF family phenazine biosynthesis protein, whose amino-acid sequence is MVDVYVVSAFSKDNAGGNKAGLVFDRPDLTSAQKMAIAKELGYAETAFITESKLADFRLEYFTPTEEVPLCGHATIATFAFLNLTNKLSKSDYTIETKSGILSMKVDTDGMVFMEQKVPTYSNTLTSDLFNACLDTNAIDSKLPIQIVSTGLRDILLPVSSRKALQELKPDFKVMAALSKEQNVVGVHAFSLEESESGITAICRNFAPLYDIDEESATGTSNCALACYLFKYVAKKSQYIFEQGYNLNSPSKIVVNLTTHDGIIDGVFVGGYGYLVENKSVSV